A genomic window from Candidatus Poribacteria bacterium includes:
- the yidD gene encoding membrane protein insertion efficiency factor YidD, which yields MPVQVALGAIRAYQLLLSPVLGSSCRFQPSCSQYASEAIRVHGLAAGVRLAARRIARCHPWHPGGYDPVPGDIDSRRSQSRGRQAPVRQTMK from the coding sequence CTGCCTGTTCAGGTCGCGCTCGGGGCGATCCGCGCGTATCAACTGCTGCTTTCGCCGGTGCTCGGGAGTAGCTGCCGGTTCCAACCGTCCTGCTCGCAGTACGCCAGCGAGGCGATCCGCGTGCATGGGCTTGCCGCTGGCGTGCGTCTGGCTGCGCGCAGGATCGCGCGATGCCATCCGTGGCATCCAGGCGGATACGACCCGGTTCCCGGAGACATTGACAGCAGGAGATCACAGAGCCGCGGACGGCAAGCGCCTGTCCGGCAAACCATGAAGTGA
- the rnpA gene encoding ribonuclease P protein component, with product MDTLKAKWEFDRVYRLGLRVTNRAYAAHVAPAKSAVGEPAPATRFGMTATKKFGKSVQRNRAKRLIREAIRTLESQIVSGYDIVIVVRSGALGLAAPEACRLLRDLLLRSKLIDSSQHRSGVPRYPRRPDSDRGSQGSSGHDPATRSALASRSPDPHRTEDESWR from the coding sequence CTGGACACGCTGAAGGCGAAGTGGGAGTTCGACCGGGTCTACCGACTCGGGCTCCGGGTCACCAATCGCGCCTACGCCGCCCATGTGGCACCCGCGAAGAGCGCAGTCGGCGAGCCGGCTCCGGCAACACGATTCGGGATGACCGCCACGAAGAAGTTCGGCAAGAGCGTCCAGCGGAACCGCGCAAAGCGGCTGATCCGGGAAGCGATCAGGACACTCGAGTCCCAGATCGTGTCCGGGTACGACATCGTGATCGTCGTGCGAAGCGGCGCGCTCGGGCTCGCGGCGCCAGAGGCTTGCCGACTGCTTCGTGACCTCCTGTTGCGCTCCAAGCTCATCGATTCGTCACAGCATCGCTCCGGAGTGCCCAGGTACCCGAGGCGACCCGATTCCGACCGTGGCTCCCAAGGCTCTTCGGGACACGATCCGGCGACCCGAAGTGCCCTCGCATCGCGGTCCCCAGACCCCCATCGGACAGAGGACGAGTCGTGGCGCTGA